Proteins encoded within one genomic window of Flavobacterium oreochromis:
- a CDS encoding aspartate kinase yields MKTISSVVENYIKSKPFLLNALSQGIINLTSLARLITEELEAELGKDVKQGAIIMALKRLSEDLSFQVNHKITKVLREIGEITVRSSLNDYTYLVSDSIFQKQAELISELNKRQDVFFTSSRGVNETNIVVSDSVSELLDKYFKDEKLTQKLENLSSITVKLPKENTVTPGIYYFIFQRLAWEGIVIYEVISTSNEFTVLVDDNVVDKAFKIIKDLKLTK; encoded by the coding sequence ATGAAAACAATTTCTTCTGTAGTAGAAAACTACATCAAGTCTAAGCCATTTTTATTAAATGCGTTATCACAAGGTATCATCAATCTTACTTCATTAGCAAGATTAATCACTGAAGAACTCGAAGCAGAATTAGGAAAGGATGTAAAACAAGGTGCTATAATCATGGCTCTTAAGAGACTTTCGGAAGATTTAAGCTTTCAGGTAAACCATAAAATCACTAAGGTTTTAAGGGAAATCGGTGAAATAACCGTTCGATCTTCTTTGAATGATTATACGTATTTAGTTTCTGATAGTATTTTTCAAAAACAAGCCGAATTAATATCTGAGCTTAATAAACGTCAAGATGTGTTTTTTACTTCTTCTAGAGGTGTTAATGAAACGAACATAGTTGTTAGTGATTCTGTAAGTGAACTTCTTGATAAATATTTTAAGGATGAAAAATTAACTCAAAAATTAGAAAACCTTTCTTCTATAACGGTTAAGCTTCCTAAGGAAAATACCGTTACCCCAGGTATCTATTATTTTATTTTCCAGCGTCTTGCTTGGGAAGGTATTGTGATATATGAAGTAATTTCTACTTCTAATGAATTTACAGTATTAGTAGATGACAATGTTGTAGATAAAGCTTTTAAAATAATTAAAGATTTAAAGTTGACGAAATAG
- the mfd gene encoding transcription-repair coupling factor has translation MKLIYADNDIVYVSIHSLHKISKYNGKDGAPPKIYKLGSGAWKALKQKTKARVKHIAFNLIQLYAKRRLDKGYAFAPDSYLQHELESSFIYEDTPDQLKATQDVKADMENERPMDRLVCGDVGFGKTEVAIRAAFKAVDNSKQVAILVPTTILAYQHFRTFKSRLKDLPVNISYLNRFRTTKQKNEILKDLESGKLDILIGTHQLVNKNVKFKDLGLLIIDEEQKFGVNVKDKLKTIATNVDTLTLTATPIPRTLQFSLMAARDLSVISTPPPNRYPIDTQVIGFNEEVIRDAVSYEIERGGQVYFINNRLENIKEIAGMIQRLVPNAKVGIGHGQMDGKQLEEIMLSFMEGEFDVLVATTIIESGLDVPNANTIFINNANNFGLSDLHQMRGRVGRSNKKAFCYFITPPYSAMTEEARKRIQALTQFSELGSGFNIAMKDLEIRGAGDLLGGEQSGFINEIGFETYQKIMQEAIEELKENEFKDLYPEESNIETKEYVKDLQIDTDFELLFPDEYINNVSERLSLYNELAIIKTNEKLIEYQKQLEDRFGKLPKSGLALLDSLRLKWKATHLGIEKLVLKQSKMVCYFVSDQQSDYYQSSRFHKVLQFVQQNSNLCKMKEKETKNGLRLLLTFENVKSIKKALELIEMI, from the coding sequence ATTAAGCTAATTTATGCTGATAATGATATTGTTTATGTAAGCATACATTCATTACATAAAATATCAAAATATAATGGTAAAGATGGAGCTCCACCTAAAATATATAAATTAGGTTCAGGTGCTTGGAAAGCTTTAAAACAAAAAACGAAAGCTAGAGTAAAACACATTGCATTTAACTTAATTCAATTATATGCGAAACGTCGTTTAGATAAAGGATATGCTTTTGCCCCTGATAGTTATTTACAACATGAGCTAGAAAGTTCCTTCATTTATGAAGACACTCCTGATCAATTAAAAGCAACTCAAGACGTAAAAGCTGATATGGAAAATGAACGTCCAATGGATCGTTTAGTCTGTGGCGATGTTGGTTTTGGAAAAACAGAAGTCGCTATTCGTGCTGCATTTAAAGCAGTAGATAACAGTAAACAAGTAGCTATTTTAGTTCCTACTACTATCTTAGCCTATCAACACTTTAGAACCTTTAAATCTCGTTTAAAAGATTTACCCGTAAATATTAGTTATTTAAATCGTTTTAGAACTACTAAACAAAAAAATGAAATATTAAAAGACTTAGAATCTGGTAAACTAGACATTCTTATAGGTACTCACCAATTAGTCAATAAAAATGTAAAATTTAAAGATTTAGGTTTACTTATTATTGATGAAGAACAAAAATTTGGTGTAAATGTTAAAGATAAACTAAAGACAATTGCAACGAATGTAGATACGTTAACCTTAACGGCCACTCCTATTCCAAGGACTTTACAATTTTCTTTAATGGCAGCAAGAGATTTATCTGTTATTAGCACACCTCCTCCTAATCGATATCCTATTGACACACAAGTAATCGGTTTTAATGAAGAAGTAATTCGGGATGCTGTTTCTTACGAAATTGAAAGAGGAGGACAAGTATATTTTATAAACAATCGTCTTGAAAATATAAAAGAAATTGCAGGAATGATCCAACGTTTAGTACCTAATGCAAAAGTAGGCATTGGTCACGGGCAGATGGATGGAAAACAATTAGAGGAGATTATGCTTTCTTTTATGGAAGGCGAATTTGACGTATTAGTTGCTACTACAATTATAGAAAGCGGTTTAGATGTTCCTAATGCAAATACCATTTTTATTAATAATGCTAATAATTTTGGACTATCTGATTTGCATCAAATGCGTGGGCGTGTAGGACGAAGTAATAAAAAAGCTTTCTGCTACTTTATTACTCCCCCTTATTCTGCTATGACCGAGGAGGCTCGTAAACGAATTCAGGCATTAACACAATTTAGTGAACTAGGAAGTGGTTTTAATATTGCAATGAAAGATCTTGAAATTCGTGGTGCTGGTGATTTACTAGGTGGTGAACAAAGTGGTTTTATTAATGAAATTGGTTTTGAAACTTATCAAAAAATCATGCAAGAAGCCATCGAAGAATTAAAAGAAAATGAGTTTAAAGATTTATACCCTGAAGAAAGTAATATTGAAACCAAGGAATATGTAAAAGATTTACAAATAGATACTGATTTTGAATTACTTTTCCCTGATGAATACATTAATAATGTAAGTGAACGTTTGAGTTTGTATAATGAATTAGCTATTATTAAAACCAATGAAAAACTTATAGAATATCAAAAACAATTAGAAGATCGCTTTGGAAAATTACCTAAATCTGGTTTAGCTCTACTGGATAGTTTACGTTTAAAATGGAAAGCTACCCATTTAGGAATTGAGAAATTAGTATTAAAACAAAGCAAAATGGTATGTTATTTTGTAAGTGATCAGCAAAGTGATTATTATCAATCATCTCGATTTCATAAAGTATTACAATTTGTACAACAAAATTCAAACCTTTGCAAAATGAAAGAAAAAGAGACCAAGAATGGTCTCCGTTTATTATTAACTTTTGAAAATGTAAAATCAATTAAGAAAGCATTAGAATTAATTGAAATGATCTAG
- a CDS encoding NAD-dependent epimerase/dehydratase family protein, with the protein MDTKILIIGACGQIGTELTQKLRQLYGVENVIASDIRKLNIDVVNDGIFEVVNALDYNQIEFLIEKYKITDVYLMAALLSATAEKNPAFAWDLNMNSLFHVLNLAKAGKIKKVYWPSSIAVFGPTTPRENTPQYTIMEPSTVYGISKQTGERWCEYYHKQYGVDVRSLRYPGLISWSTPPGGGTTDYAVDIYHKAITEGKFTSFLSENSGLPMMYMDDAIKATINIMQAPAEDIKIRSSYNLGAMSFTPAQIATEIKKHYPDFAIDYAPDFRQQIADSWPASIDDSSARQDWNWKNDFDLESMTVEMFKQLKENIYK; encoded by the coding sequence ATGGACACGAAAATTTTGATCATTGGGGCTTGTGGACAAATAGGCACCGAACTTACACAAAAATTACGCCAACTTTATGGAGTAGAAAATGTAATTGCTTCTGATATTAGAAAATTGAATATAGATGTAGTAAATGACGGAATTTTTGAGGTTGTAAACGCATTAGATTACAATCAAATAGAATTTCTAATTGAAAAATATAAAATTACAGATGTTTATCTAATGGCAGCTTTACTTTCAGCTACTGCTGAAAAAAATCCTGCTTTTGCTTGGGACCTAAATATGAACTCTCTTTTTCATGTTCTAAATTTAGCAAAAGCTGGGAAAATTAAAAAAGTATATTGGCCATCTAGCATAGCGGTTTTTGGTCCTACTACTCCAAGAGAAAATACGCCTCAATATACAATTATGGAGCCTTCTACGGTTTACGGAATTAGTAAACAAACAGGTGAAAGATGGTGTGAGTATTATCACAAACAATATGGAGTGGATGTCCGTAGTTTACGTTATCCCGGATTAATTTCATGGAGTACTCCTCCAGGAGGAGGTACTACTGATTATGCAGTAGATATTTATCATAAAGCAATTACAGAAGGTAAGTTTACATCATTTTTATCAGAAAATTCAGGTTTACCCATGATGTATATGGATGATGCTATAAAAGCAACGATTAACATTATGCAGGCTCCCGCTGAAGATATTAAGATAAGATCCTCTTACAACTTAGGGGCTATGAGTTTTACTCCTGCTCAAATAGCGACTGAAATAAAAAAACATTACCCTGATTTTGCCATTGATTACGCTCCTGATTTTCGTCAACAAATTGCAGATAGTTGGCCTGCAAGTATAGATGATTCTTCTGCAAGACAAGATTGGAATTGGAAAAATGATTTTGATTTAGAATCAATGACGGTAGAAATGTTTAAACAATTAAAAGAAAATATTTATAAATAA
- a CDS encoding ISAon1 family transposase N-terminal region protein has protein sequence MQDSFIDLIKILLPEIIVDYFELISFKKGEEILYLYLRKINSIPKEYSDAKLSSKGFFEEITVQDFPIRGHKVYLHITRRRWLNEDTRQVVFRNWDLVANGTRRTKEFAAFLKEINRF, from the coding sequence ATGCAAGATTCTTTTATTGATCTTATCAAGATATTATTGCCCGAAATAATTGTCGACTATTTCGAACTAATCTCCTTTAAAAAAGGCGAAGAAATCCTTTATCTTTATCTACGTAAGATCAACTCAATTCCTAAGGAGTACAGTGATGCAAAGTTAAGTTCGAAAGGATTCTTCGAAGAAATAACGGTTCAAGATTTTCCTATACGAGGTCATAAAGTTTATCTTCATATCACCCGTAGAAGATGGCTTAACGAAGATACTAGACAAGTAGTTTTTAGAAACTGGGATTTAGTAGCCAACGGTACTCGAAGAACTAAGGAGTTCGCGGCTTTTTTAAAAGAAATCAATAGATTCTAA